The DNA segment CGTCTACATGCTGCGCGGTGCCGCCGCCTGCGCCGCACTCGTCCGCGGCGAGGGGTCGTACAAGGCGGCCGCGGAACGCGCCGGCGGCGGCGCGAGCGTCTCCTTCATCCGGAAGTGGGCCCGGGTGCACGACCTCCCACAGGCGGTGAGGCGTCACGTGGCCATGGGCCACATCGCGCCGACGGCGGCGAAACACATCGCCCGCGTGGCCGGTGACGCCCGGTTCCAACTCGCGTGGGCGACGGTCGACAACGACCTCACCGTTCGGGAGGTGCGCGCGATCGCGAGCGACGTGAGCAACGGCGCGTCCGTGGAGGAGGCGCTCGCGACCTACGGCATCACCCTCGGCGAACTCACACTACAACTGCCGCCCGAGATATACCGCGAACTACGCCGCGAGGCGGCCTACGAGGGCGTTCGCGCCGGCGACGTCGTCGCCGACGCGCTCAGCGAGTACCTCGACTGAGATACGTCTTCGCGGCGTCGACCAGCAGCCGCTCCGCCGCGAGCACCTCCGACCAGTCGATCGTCTCGTCGGGAAAGTGGGCCTGGTCGACCGATCCCGGACCGAAGACGACCGTCGGGATCCCGGCCTCGATGTAGTGGCGCGCGTCGGTGCCGTAGGTCGCCCCTCGTGGAGTCGGATCGAGGCCGTCACGCTCGAGCACCTCCCCGACCGCCTCGACGACCGGCTCGTCGGCGTCGATCTCGGCGGGCTCGAACTGCACCGAGAAGCGCTCGAACGACGGCGGGTTCGCGGAGAGCCACTCGTCGTCGCGGGCGATCCCCGAGAGCCGCTCGTCGACGCTACGCTCCACCTCCGAGACGGTCTCACCGGGGGCGACGCCGATCCGGAACTCCGCCTCGAGCCGTGCCGGAACGGAGGAGGCCCACGATCCCGCCGTGACCCGGCCGGCGACGATCGGCCACGGTCGCGGAAACTCGGCGTACAGCGGATGGGTGACCGTTCGCGAGCGCTCGTCCTCGAGAGCCGCGAGCGCGCGACGGATCCGCTCGAAGCGTGGAAGCACGTCCTCGCCGTTCCACGGCGTCGCCGCGTGGGCCGATCGGCCGGTGACCGTGAGCCGCTTCATCAGGGTGCCCTCGGTGGCGATCACGGGCGTCAGTTCGGTCGGTTCGGCGATGATCGCCGCATCCCGTTCGAACGGGTACGGGTTCGAGAGTGCCGCGGCCGCCGTGCCGATCCCGCCGTCCTCCTCGCCCGCAACGCTCTCGACGACGATCCGACCGTCGAGATCCGCGTCGGCGAGCCGTCGGGCGGCGAAGACGCAGGTCGCGAGCCCGACCTTCATGTCGGCCGCGCCGCGGGCGGTCAGACGGTCGTCCGTCTCGGGATCCCACCGCGGCTCGAACGGGTCTCCCTCCCATCCCTCGGCCTCGGCGGGGACGACGTCGACGTGGCCGTTGAGCACGAGCGTCGGTCCCTCCCCCGATCCGAGTTCGAGGACGCCGGCGACGCTCGGCCGGCCGTCCGCGTCGATCTCCCCGGGATCGTCCGGGAAGGAGGGATGGGATGCGAGTGCCGCGGGATCTGCCTCCCAGCGGTAGGTCTCGAACCCCCACTCCTCGAGGCGGGTCTCGAGCCACTCCTGGGCGGGGGCCTCGTTGCCGTCGGTGGTGTCGAACGCGAGCAGGCGCTCGACGAACTCGCGGCGGTCGGCGTCGGATAAGTCGGACATGAACCAGGGGTCGTCTGGGGGGAGCCTAAAGCGTTCGGCTCGAATCCTGAACGCTTATCACCGTGGACCGGCGAACGTGATACGAGGGCCGGTAGCTCAGTCCGGCAGAGCGTCTGACTCTTAATCAGACGGTCGCGTGTTCAAATCGCGCCCGGCCCGCTTTCGCTCCGAACACTACTGTGAGGAGCGAAGCAGCCACGAAACGATTTGGACGCAGGGAGCGAAACGAGCGTGAGCGAGTGGAGTGACTGGGTGTTCAAATCGCGCCCGGCCCGCTTGCTGTCGGCGAACGACCTCGTGAGCTGACGGCAACGGAACCGACCGATTGGGGACAGAAGACGGAACGAGCGTGAGCGAGCGGAGCGACCGGGTAGTCAGATCACGTCCGGACCGGTCGTCTCATCGCGAGCGACGGGAACGACCGGCGGGGAGCGGACTTTCAAGCCCGGGTCGGGAGGTACGACATCGAGATCAGCAGGAAGACTGTTATCCCGCTCAGCACGCTGATCCACCGCAGCCCCGTTCGGTCGGGGACGAGACCGAGCGCTCCGAGAGACCACGCACCGATCGCGACGAGGGCGAAGAACGCCGCATACACTGCCGCTGCGCGTCGTTGCATGTGTCCGGGGATGTCGCCCCGGGCGTATAGAGGTTACCTTTCGGCGTGGTCGTCGCCGTCGAACGGCGTTCGGAGAGGGGACTCGATGCCGACGGAACCGTGGTCGGGATCGCGCTCGGTCGGTGCCACCGAAAGACGTACCTGCTCCCGATCCGCTCCTTCGAGCGTGAAGGAAACGCACTCCCGGCGCGGGTTTCTGGGAACGGCGGGACTCTCGCTCTCACTCACGCTCGCGGGTTGTCTCGACTCGTCGGATTCGTCCGACTCCGCGGACTCACCGGAGGGGTCGTCCGAGGGGTCGGACGAGAACTCGACCGACGCGTCGGGATCCGCGAACGAATCCGATCGAACGGGCGCGTCCGAACCGGAGGACGTGACGTTCGAGTCGACGGCGGGGACGGAACTCGAGGGCACGATCCACGGGGAGGGACGCTGTGGCATCGTCCTCACACCCCAGATCAATCTCGACCGGGAGAGCTGGAGCGAACAAGCACGCCGGCTGGCCGACGAGGGGTACTCGGCACTGGCGATCGACGAGGACGAGGACGACCGCCCGGGGTCGATCCTGGGTGCCGTCCGCCATCTGACGGAGGAACGCGGAACGGAGCGGATCGTGTTGGTCGGCGCCAGCAGCGGCGGCGAGGCATCGGTGGTCGCCAACGCACGGGCGGAGACGGACGCCGTCGCCGGGGTGGTCGCCATCTCGCCGGGCGGCGGTGCGGATCGGCCGGCCGACCTACGGGGCCGAAAGCTGTTCGTAGTGGCCGAGGACGACGACGAGCGCTTCGTGCGGACGACCGAGAAGCTCCACGAGCAGGCTCCGGAGCCGAAGGAGCTGCGGACCTACTCGGGAGACGAACACGGACAGGGACTCTTCGAGACGGAACACGGCGGGGACCTCCTAGGACGAATACTGGCACTCGTGGACGCCGCGTGCGAGGAGGGATAGGGGCGACCGGCGGACCGTAAGGGGAGGGATCTCGACGCTCGCGGCACGGACCGAGCGTGGGAACTCCGACCTACCGAGGCTACACGTAGCCCAGCAACGGCATCGCGAGCCCGACGGCCCAACCGGAGAGGCCGGCGACGAAGAGGAGGCTCCCCCTCCTGTCGGTGCGGGCGGCCCCGGCCGCGAGCAGTCCGAGGGCGAACAACAGTCCCAGCCGATGGAGGAACAGCGCCATCGGCAGCGCGGAGATCCCCAGACCCGCGAAGTCGAACACGAACGCGCTACCCAGACCGGCGACGGTGAAGACGAGCGCCGGCTGTGGCTCGGGCGGCCGACCCAGCCAGCTCGCACCGCGGTGGAAATGCAGGAAGCGGGAGGCCGCTTCCAGAGGCTGGGTCAGGACGATCGTCACCAGCGGGAGCCCGAACGCCAGGATCGGGTAGAGAACGGCGACGAACGCCTTCGGATTGATACCGCTCAGCGTCGCCTCTAGAACGAGGCCGGCGGTCCGGACGCCGAGGAACAGACTCGCGAGCGCCGCGGCCAGGACGAAGCCGCGAACGTTCGCGCGGATCCAGACGAGGAGATCCGACGTCTCGCGCCGGACCGTCCGGAGGGTCTCCCTCTCGAGCAACCCGAGGGCGCCGACGAGACCGACGGTCGCCAACTCGATCACCGACAGCCAGCCGTCGTGTCGAGGCCCGTTCGTGCCGTGGTACTCCCGTCTGACCTCCTCGACGTACGGCTGGTCGAGGAACTCCGTCTCGAGCGTGCTCTGGGAGTCCTGGATGTCGGTTACGGTGTGACGGAGACGGAACCAGTCCCAGTACTCCTGGTGGATCTGGATCGCTGTCCAGTCGTCGGTCGTCGGCGTGTACGCGCGGATGTGGTGGCGGCTTCCCAGGTACGACCCCGTGTGGAGCTGGTAGCTCTCGGTGACCCAGACGCCCTCGCCGCCGTGTGGCGAGGTGTCGATGTAGGTGTAGCGCGTCGAGCCGTGGGCGTCGTCCCACTCGATCGTCTCGTCCTCCCCGGTGACCTCGTAGGTCTCCTCCTGTGCTTCCTCCTCGGGATCGGTCTCCTCCCACTCGAGTTCCGTCCGGTCGACGAGCGCCTGCTGGACTCGTTCGTCGGAGCCGTGGATGATCAGGTTGATCGCGAGGGTCCGGTCGTCGGGCGATCGGCCGTGGCTGGTGTACGGCCAGAGGTAGCTTCCTCCCTCTTCGGGCTGGACGAGCCGATCGGAGGCGGGTGCCTCGTAGTCCGTCGAGTCGCTCGCCACGTCGACGACCCCGCTTGCCACTAGATAACTGACGGCGAGCACCAGGAGTCCAACGAGGAGCAACTGACGCCGGTTCATCGGGAGTCCGTTGCTCGGGAGATGATATGACGACACTTGAGCGTTGCTTTTAATTATTGACTTCTTACTATGAATTTAGTGGGCGGAAGTGAAATATTACCGACACGGAGCCTACTTCGGCCTGGCTGCCGATGGCACGACCCGATGACGACAACTCTCGGAGGAGGCTGGCTCTACGGGGAGACTGGAAGGAGTCCGATGGGTCGGCCACTGTGGAACGACCGGCATGTGCTCATCGGTACTCCCCACTCGAGAGACGCTCCCGATGGGTGGTCTCGGAGTAGTGCTCGTCGCTCGGAGGCGTGACGTTCCGATAGAGCGTCTCGAGGAGGGGGAGCGTATTGGATCGGACGGAGTATCGTTCGACGGCGGCTCTGGAGTCCAGATCGGTTCGCAGACACGTCTCGATCGTCTCGAGCATCGACTCGAGGTTTCCGTACTCGAATCGGCGTCCGTTGTCGGGGCCGATCGTCCGGGTGAACGGGAGGACGTCGGCGGCCGCGACCGGCGTCCCGCAGGCGTTCGC comes from the Halalkalicoccus sp. CG83 genome and includes:
- a CDS encoding DUF7119 family protein, producing the protein MTEERPGRTPPSERRSPVGKPVVRGDAAVTGERAREAVQFDPHDPASLAEAAETVRQFADETIGGEDNVYMLRGAAACAALVRGEGSYKAAAERAGGGASVSFIRKWARVHDLPQAVRRHVAMGHIAPTAAKHIARVAGDARFQLAWATVDNDLTVREVRAIASDVSNGASVEEALATYGITLGELTLQLPPEIYRELRREAAYEGVRAGDVVADALSEYLD
- a CDS encoding ArgE/DapE family deacylase, giving the protein MSDLSDADRREFVERLLAFDTTDGNEAPAQEWLETRLEEWGFETYRWEADPAALASHPSFPDDPGEIDADGRPSVAGVLELGSGEGPTLVLNGHVDVVPAEAEGWEGDPFEPRWDPETDDRLTARGAADMKVGLATCVFAARRLADADLDGRIVVESVAGEEDGGIGTAAAALSNPYPFERDAAIIAEPTELTPVIATEGTLMKRLTVTGRSAHAATPWNGEDVLPRFERIRRALAALEDERSRTVTHPLYAEFPRPWPIVAGRVTAGSWASSVPARLEAEFRIGVAPGETVSEVERSVDERLSGIARDDEWLSANPPSFERFSVQFEPAEIDADEPVVEAVGEVLERDGLDPTPRGATYGTDARHYIEAGIPTVVFGPGSVDQAHFPDETIDWSEVLAAERLLVDAAKTYLSRGTR
- a CDS encoding alpha/beta hydrolase codes for the protein MKETHSRRGFLGTAGLSLSLTLAGCLDSSDSSDSADSPEGSSEGSDENSTDASGSANESDRTGASEPEDVTFESTAGTELEGTIHGEGRCGIVLTPQINLDRESWSEQARRLADEGYSALAIDEDEDDRPGSILGAVRHLTEERGTERIVLVGASSGGEASVVANARAETDAVAGVVAISPGGGADRPADLRGRKLFVVAEDDDERFVRTTEKLHEQAPEPKELRTYSGDEHGQGLFETEHGGDLLGRILALVDAACEEG